The following proteins come from a genomic window of Micromonospora echinofusca:
- a CDS encoding glutathione S-transferase family protein: MARAQFSAETSGGGEFVRQPNRFTGRVTPDSDSPPGGGPDAQGRWPLEAGRYRLIWCRACPWAHRARIVRDLLGLQDAISLGTVDPIRDERGWRFALDPDGFDPVLGIGFLSEAYLATDPDYTGRVTVPALVDTRTGRVVTNDYPQLTLDLSTQWRGLHGPGAPDLYPQALRPELDALMAEIHRDVNNGVYRCGFATSQAAYEEAFTALFARLDALSQRLAGRRYLMGDAITEADVRLFTTLVRFDVAYHGHFKCNRHKLTEMPVLWAYARDLFQTPGFGETVDFDHVKRHYYGTHAAINPTGIVPLGPDTSGWTTPHGRG; encoded by the coding sequence ATGGCCCGGGCCCAGTTCAGCGCAGAGACCAGCGGCGGCGGCGAGTTCGTCCGCCAGCCCAACCGGTTCACCGGTCGGGTCACCCCGGACTCCGACTCCCCGCCCGGAGGCGGGCCCGACGCGCAGGGCCGCTGGCCGCTGGAGGCGGGACGCTACCGGCTGATCTGGTGCCGGGCCTGCCCGTGGGCGCACCGGGCCCGGATCGTACGCGACCTGCTCGGCCTTCAGGACGCGATCTCCCTCGGCACCGTGGACCCGATCCGCGACGAGCGGGGCTGGCGGTTCGCCCTCGACCCGGACGGGTTCGACCCGGTGCTCGGCATCGGCTTCCTCTCCGAGGCCTACCTCGCCACCGACCCCGACTACACCGGTCGCGTCACCGTGCCGGCGCTGGTCGACACGCGCACCGGCCGGGTGGTCACCAACGACTATCCGCAGCTCACCCTGGACCTGTCCACGCAGTGGCGCGGCCTGCACGGGCCGGGGGCGCCGGACCTCTACCCGCAGGCGCTGCGGCCGGAGCTGGACGCCCTGATGGCGGAGATCCACCGCGACGTCAACAACGGCGTCTACCGGTGCGGCTTCGCCACCTCCCAGGCGGCGTACGAGGAGGCGTTCACGGCCCTCTTCGCACGGCTCGACGCGCTGTCGCAGCGGCTCGCGGGGCGCCGCTACCTGATGGGCGACGCCATCACCGAGGCCGACGTGCGGCTTTTCACCACCCTGGTCCGCTTCGACGTGGCGTACCACGGTCACTTCAAGTGCAACCGGCACAAGCTGACCGAGATGCCGGTGCTCTGGGCGTACGCGCGGGACCTGTTCCAGACGCCGGGCTTCGGCGAGACGGTCGACTTCGACCACGTCAAGCGGCACTACTACGGCACCCACGCGGCGATCAACCCGACGGGGATCGTCCCGCTCGGCCCCGACACCTCCGGCTGGACCACGCCGCACGGGCGTGGCTGA
- the ispG gene encoding flavodoxin-dependent (E)-4-hydroxy-3-methylbut-2-enyl-diphosphate synthase, with the protein MTAVSLGIPAVPPPPLAPRRVSRQIMVGPVPVGGGAPVSVQSMTTTLTSDVNATLQQIAELTASGCQIVRVAVPSQDDVEALPAIARKSQIPVIADIHFQPKYVFAAIDAGCAAVRVNPGNIRQFDDKVKEIAKAAGDAGVPIRIGVNAGSLDKRLLAKYGKATAEALVESALWECSLFEEHGFRDIKISVKHNDPVVMIRAYRQLAEKCDYPLHLGVTEAGPAFQGTIKSAVAFGALLAEGIGDTIRVSLSAPPVEEIKVGNQILESLGLRERGLEIVSCPSCGRAQVDVYKLAEEVTAGLEGLPVPLRVAVMGCVVNGPGEAREADLGVASGNGKGQIFVKGKVVKTVPEAQIVETLIEEALRIADEMGAELPEELRGLLPGATVSVH; encoded by the coding sequence GTGACCGCTGTCAGTCTCGGTATCCCCGCCGTACCGCCCCCGCCGCTCGCCCCGCGTCGGGTCAGCCGCCAGATCATGGTCGGCCCGGTGCCGGTCGGTGGGGGCGCGCCGGTGTCGGTGCAGTCGATGACCACCACCCTCACCTCCGACGTCAACGCCACGCTCCAGCAGATCGCCGAGCTGACCGCGTCCGGCTGCCAGATCGTCCGGGTCGCCGTGCCCAGCCAGGACGACGTGGAGGCGCTGCCGGCGATCGCGAGGAAGTCGCAGATCCCGGTGATCGCCGACATCCACTTCCAGCCGAAGTACGTCTTCGCCGCGATCGACGCCGGCTGCGCGGCGGTCCGGGTCAACCCGGGCAACATCCGCCAGTTCGACGACAAGGTCAAGGAGATCGCCAAGGCGGCCGGCGACGCGGGCGTGCCGATCCGGATCGGCGTCAACGCCGGCTCGCTGGACAAGCGGCTGCTCGCCAAGTACGGCAAGGCCACTGCCGAGGCGCTGGTCGAGTCGGCGCTGTGGGAGTGCTCGCTGTTCGAGGAGCACGGCTTCCGCGACATCAAGATCTCGGTCAAGCACAACGACCCGGTGGTCATGATCCGGGCGTACCGCCAGCTGGCCGAGAAGTGCGACTACCCGCTGCACCTGGGCGTCACCGAGGCCGGCCCGGCCTTCCAGGGCACCATCAAGTCGGCGGTCGCCTTCGGCGCGCTGCTGGCCGAGGGGATCGGCGACACGATCCGGGTCTCGCTGTCGGCGCCGCCGGTGGAGGAGATCAAGGTCGGCAACCAGATCCTGGAGTCGCTCGGCCTGCGCGAGCGGGGCCTGGAGATCGTCTCCTGCCCGTCCTGCGGCCGGGCCCAGGTCGACGTCTACAAGCTCGCCGAGGAGGTCACGGCCGGCCTGGAGGGGCTGCCGGTGCCGCTTCGGGTCGCCGTGATGGGCTGCGTCGTGAACGGCCCGGGCGAGGCCCGCGAGGCCGACCTCGGGGTCGCCTCCGGCAACGGCAAGGGCCAGATCTTCGTCAAGGGCAAGGTCGTCAAGACCGTGCCGGAGGCGCAGATCGTCGAGACCCTCATCGAGGAGGCGCTGCGCATCGCCGACGAGATGGGCGCCGAGCTGCCCGAGGAGCTGCGCGGCCTGCTCCCCGGCGCCACCGTCAGCGTGCACTGA
- a CDS encoding GNAT family N-acetyltransferase — translation MLTVPVRQLGESERRAVERLLDLDPFAGAQVAERITARGLAWWRAEGRVLGYGSRRNLESICWLGGNLTPVLATEPAVAAYADLLAGEERLCSSIVGRADAVLGLWDRLSAVWGPARDVRPNQPLLATESLPALRADPQVRLVRAGEIDRLFPAAVAMYTEEVGVSPLADDGGRGYRRRVTDLVRTGRAYARFVDGQVVFKAELAVVTRRTAQVQGVWVAPEWRGRGIASAAMAAVVRDALLRVAPTVSLYVNDFNLPARRVYERCGFRPVGTLATVLF, via the coding sequence GTGCTGACGGTGCCGGTACGGCAACTGGGGGAGTCGGAGCGCCGCGCGGTCGAGCGGCTGCTCGACCTCGACCCGTTCGCGGGCGCGCAGGTCGCCGAGCGGATCACCGCGCGTGGCCTGGCCTGGTGGCGTGCCGAGGGACGGGTGCTGGGCTACGGCAGCCGCCGTAACCTGGAGTCGATCTGCTGGCTGGGTGGCAACCTCACCCCCGTGCTCGCCACCGAGCCGGCCGTCGCCGCCTACGCCGATCTGCTGGCCGGCGAGGAGCGGCTCTGCTCGTCGATCGTGGGCCGGGCCGACGCGGTGCTCGGCCTCTGGGACCGGCTCTCCGCCGTCTGGGGGCCGGCCCGGGACGTACGCCCCAACCAGCCGTTGCTGGCGACCGAGTCGCTGCCCGCGCTGCGGGCGGACCCGCAGGTGCGGCTGGTGCGCGCCGGCGAGATCGACCGGCTCTTCCCGGCGGCGGTGGCGATGTACACCGAGGAGGTCGGCGTGTCGCCGCTCGCCGACGACGGCGGGCGCGGCTACCGGCGGCGGGTCACCGACCTGGTCCGGACGGGCCGGGCGTACGCCCGGTTCGTCGACGGCCAGGTGGTGTTCAAGGCCGAGCTGGCGGTGGTGACCCGCCGGACCGCCCAGGTGCAGGGCGTCTGGGTGGCCCCCGAGTGGCGGGGCCGGGGCATCGCGTCGGCGGCCATGGCGGCGGTGGTGCGCGACGCGCTGCTGCGGGTCGCCCCGACCGTCAGCCTCTACGTCAACGACTTCAACCTCCCGGCGCGCCGGGTCTACGAGCGCTGCGGTTTCCGCCCGGTCGGCACGCTCGCCACCGTGCTCTTCTGA
- a CDS encoding ATP-binding cassette domain-containing protein: MRLLRDMWATSPRRMAIVTCLIVLGAGGQAAAAALAGPVLVHRAAGFFALLAVALVAAVLTDLAVSLLMAGLTADWSADVRRRLCRVALGQDLPTLETTPVGELLDRIDGDVYQVAAAVRNQGVRIAQGLAAGVLSTVVALAVWWPAGVGMLVLTVLLALGLRKPTARIGPARMAEEEAWSDLAAVMEEAIHGQDDVRTSLARPYVLRLYARRAAEVLSRGVRVWRMSAQVTTVAAGVIRAGIAAVVLGGAWALVTGRVDGARLTAIWLLAIGFGMTVEHVSRMVPELQYALGAWGRVQLLAGSRQEPVGGGAPAEGDLVVRGLTFRYGGADDGRGPALRDVDLTFTRGRSYALVGRTGSGKSTLAKVLTRAVDVPPGTVFLAGDDVCGLDVEALRRWIAVVPQRTEILAGTLAENVALFDPELLDAAARALRELGLDGWIAELPAGLQTRLGDGGHVLSAGQEQLVAFARILVRDPHVVILDEATARLDPVTEARVQQATERLLRDRIGIVIAHRLSSVRRCDEVVVMADGAVVEAGPLDSSERFAELLATSHATAYAHAAPGGRSGGVDLLTGPSDPWPTTGRDESLPPEAPLPGPPAVSSATSSAVPPIEASAVPPVGSAPATPTASVGSVDGRADGGGSAACGDPAPTSPRGLRELREILRLCLNDARYGLASLALFLLLVLLGLEGPVLPWLWADVVDGTGDPWKPALGIVVGLLVTLPVPYFNGLRFPQWWVRQMLRISLRLVHGQTGPRRVSRHTPAEVVAQGGDTERVVQLADNLMDQGLSLLLLVTMTAVTGSVVPGLFFAGTMLVSGLAATLFGPHLERSARATVAARAAFATALVSSLSAARTVKLAGATRPVLAHLADLDVVRSDRQRREISVQVWSRSTPSLVSGLLPIGAWALFLAGHLSAGATLVAVATLAAARWFAWTTASLISQIPSARVWTRRTVAMTGVEAYSASVPGVDLGAGTAPAPVVPPRHPLRRLELTDFGVRHTDGTVAVRDVDLTVERGQLVLVVGPVGSGKSSLLRALAGIAPHTGRLTWNGDPVTEPELFLRPQQVGYVGQLPRVLSGTVADNITLGHQVDAAAAVSTAQLDHDLAAAGGGLGLLIGHKGTRLSGGQLQRLALARALAPRTELLVADDVSSALDVTTELALWQALREHGVTVVGSTSKRAALVRADHVVVLCSGTVAAQGPWHDLEPQWFHLAG; encoded by the coding sequence ATGCGTCTGCTCCGGGACATGTGGGCCACCTCGCCCCGCCGAATGGCGATCGTGACCTGTCTGATCGTGCTCGGCGCCGGCGGTCAGGCCGCCGCCGCCGCGCTGGCGGGCCCCGTCCTCGTGCACCGCGCCGCCGGGTTCTTCGCGCTGCTCGCCGTCGCGCTGGTCGCCGCCGTCCTTACCGACCTCGCGGTGAGCCTGCTGATGGCCGGGCTGACCGCCGACTGGTCCGCCGACGTGCGCCGCCGGCTGTGCCGGGTCGCGCTCGGGCAGGACCTGCCGACCCTGGAGACCACCCCGGTCGGCGAACTGCTCGACCGCATCGACGGCGACGTCTACCAGGTCGCCGCCGCGGTGCGCAACCAGGGCGTACGGATCGCGCAGGGCCTCGCCGCGGGTGTGCTGTCGACCGTCGTCGCCCTCGCGGTGTGGTGGCCGGCCGGCGTCGGGATGCTGGTGCTGACCGTGCTGCTGGCCCTCGGCCTGCGCAAGCCCACGGCGCGGATCGGTCCGGCCCGGATGGCCGAGGAGGAGGCCTGGTCCGACCTCGCCGCGGTGATGGAGGAGGCGATCCACGGCCAGGACGACGTACGCACCAGCCTGGCCCGGCCGTACGTGCTGCGCCTCTACGCCCGGCGGGCCGCCGAGGTGCTCAGTCGCGGGGTGCGCGTGTGGCGGATGTCGGCCCAGGTCACCACCGTGGCCGCCGGCGTGATCCGGGCCGGGATCGCGGCCGTGGTGCTCGGCGGCGCGTGGGCGCTGGTCACCGGCCGGGTCGACGGCGCCCGGCTCACCGCGATCTGGCTGCTGGCCATCGGCTTCGGCATGACCGTCGAGCACGTCAGCCGGATGGTCCCCGAACTCCAGTACGCCCTCGGCGCCTGGGGGCGGGTGCAGCTGCTGGCGGGCTCCCGGCAGGAGCCCGTGGGCGGGGGCGCCCCGGCCGAGGGCGACCTGGTGGTGCGGGGCCTCACCTTCCGCTACGGGGGCGCCGACGACGGGCGCGGCCCCGCGCTGCGCGACGTCGACCTGACCTTCACCCGGGGCCGCTCGTACGCGCTGGTCGGCCGGACCGGCTCCGGCAAGTCCACCCTGGCGAAGGTGCTCACCCGGGCCGTCGACGTGCCGCCGGGCACGGTCTTCCTGGCCGGCGACGACGTGTGCGGCCTCGACGTCGAGGCGCTGCGCCGGTGGATCGCCGTGGTGCCCCAGCGCACCGAGATCCTCGCCGGCACCCTGGCCGAGAACGTCGCGCTGTTCGATCCGGAGTTGCTCGACGCCGCGGCCCGGGCGCTGCGCGAGCTGGGGCTCGACGGCTGGATCGCCGAGCTGCCCGCCGGGTTGCAGACCCGGCTGGGCGACGGCGGGCACGTGCTCTCGGCCGGGCAGGAGCAGCTGGTCGCCTTCGCCCGGATCCTGGTGCGCGATCCGCACGTGGTGATCCTCGACGAGGCCACCGCCCGCCTCGACCCGGTCACCGAGGCGCGGGTGCAGCAGGCCACCGAGCGGTTGTTGCGTGACCGGATCGGCATCGTCATCGCCCACCGCCTCTCCTCCGTACGCCGCTGCGACGAGGTGGTGGTGATGGCCGACGGAGCGGTCGTCGAGGCCGGGCCGCTGGACTCCTCGGAACGCTTCGCCGAGCTGCTCGCCACCAGCCACGCCACCGCGTACGCCCACGCGGCGCCGGGCGGCCGCTCCGGCGGGGTCGACCTGCTGACCGGCCCGTCGGACCCGTGGCCGACCACCGGCCGGGACGAGTCCCTCCCACCGGAGGCGCCCCTTCCCGGCCCGCCGGCCGTCTCGTCGGCCACGTCCTCGGCCGTGCCGCCGATCGAGGCGTCGGCCGTCCCGCCGGTCGGGTCGGCCCCCGCGACCCCGACGGCGTCGGTCGGGTCGGTCGACGGCCGGGCGGACGGGGGCGGGTCCGCCGCCTGCGGGGACCCGGCGCCGACGTCCCCGCGCGGGCTGCGCGAGCTGCGGGAGATCCTGCGGCTGTGCCTCAACGACGCGCGGTACGGGCTGGCCTCGCTGGCGTTGTTCCTGCTGCTCGTGCTCCTCGGGCTGGAGGGGCCGGTGCTGCCGTGGCTCTGGGCGGACGTGGTCGACGGCACCGGTGACCCGTGGAAGCCCGCGCTGGGGATCGTCGTCGGCCTGCTGGTGACCCTGCCGGTGCCGTACTTCAACGGCCTACGCTTCCCGCAGTGGTGGGTCCGGCAGATGCTGCGGATCAGCCTGCGCCTGGTGCACGGCCAGACCGGCCCCCGCCGGGTCAGCCGGCACACGCCGGCGGAGGTGGTGGCTCAGGGCGGCGACACCGAGCGGGTGGTGCAGCTCGCCGACAACCTGATGGACCAGGGGCTCTCGCTGCTGCTCCTGGTCACGATGACCGCCGTCACCGGCAGCGTGGTGCCGGGGCTCTTCTTCGCGGGCACGATGCTGGTCTCCGGGCTGGCCGCGACGCTGTTCGGCCCCCACCTGGAACGTTCCGCGCGGGCCACCGTCGCGGCGCGGGCCGCGTTCGCCACCGCGCTGGTCTCCTCGCTGTCGGCCGCCCGTACGGTCAAACTCGCCGGCGCCACCCGTCCGGTGCTGGCCCACCTGGCCGACCTGGACGTGGTGCGCAGCGACCGGCAGCGCCGGGAGATCTCCGTGCAGGTCTGGTCCCGGTCGACCCCGTCGCTGGTCAGCGGCCTGCTGCCGATCGGCGCGTGGGCGCTCTTCCTGGCGGGGCACCTCTCGGCCGGCGCCACCCTGGTCGCGGTCGCCACCCTGGCCGCCGCCCGCTGGTTCGCCTGGACGACGGCCTCGCTGATCTCGCAGATCCCGTCGGCGCGGGTGTGGACCCGGCGGACGGTGGCGATGACCGGTGTGGAGGCGTACTCGGCGTCGGTGCCGGGGGTCGACCTCGGCGCGGGGACGGCCCCGGCGCCCGTCGTGCCGCCCCGGCACCCGCTGCGCCGGCTGGAGTTGACCGACTTCGGTGTCCGGCACACCGACGGGACGGTGGCCGTACGCGACGTCGACCTGACGGTGGAACGCGGACAGCTGGTGCTGGTCGTGGGCCCGGTCGGCTCGGGCAAGTCGTCGCTGCTGCGGGCGCTGGCCGGCATCGCCCCGCACACCGGGCGGTTGACCTGGAACGGCGACCCTGTCACCGAGCCGGAGCTGTTCCTGCGCCCCCAGCAGGTGGGCTACGTCGGCCAGCTGCCCCGGGTGCTCTCCGGTACGGTGGCCGACAACATCACCCTCGGCCACCAGGTGGACGCCGCGGCGGCGGTGTCGACCGCCCAGCTCGACCACGACCTGGCGGCGGCCGGCGGCGGGCTCGGGCTGCTGATCGGGCACAAGGGCACCCGGCTCTCGGGCGGTCAGTTGCAGCGCCTCGCGCTGGCCCGGGCGCTCGCCCCGCGTACGGAGCTGCTGGTGGCCGACGACGTCTCCTCGGCGCTGGACGTCACCACGGAGCTGGCGCTGTGGCAGGCGCTGCGCGAGCACGGGGTGACCGTGGTGGGTTCGACGTCGAAGCGGGCCGCCCTGGTGCGGGCCGACCACGTCGTGGTCCTGTGCTCCGGCACGGTCGCCGCCCAGGGGCCGTGGCACGACCTGGAACCCCAGTGGTTCCACCTGGCCGGCTGA
- a CDS encoding dicarboxylate/amino acid:cation symporter: MRKIPFSVQILLGLVLGVALGFLARANDLSWLTSTLDTVGGLFVQLLKLAVPPLVFTAIVVSVVSLRGVTNAARLALKTLLWFGVTALIAVGVGIGLGVLTDPGRGVTLDAAGATAPTKTGSWTDFLTGIVPTNPVGAFVDGNVLQIVFLALVVGAAALLVGEPAEPFVAINRALLEIVQKALWWVIRLAPIGTLGLIGNAVASYGWDLVAPLAKFTTAVYVGCAIVLFVVYPLLLVGAGRLNPLRFFAGAWPAIELAFVSRSSVGTMPVTQRSVERLGVPREYASFAVPFGATTKMDGCAAVYPALAAIFVAQVFGVQLGITDYLLIAFVSVVGSAATAGLTGAIVMLTLTLSTLGLPLAGAGLLLAIDPILDMIRTATNVAGQALVPTIVAAREGTLDRAAYDSAGRRPLLAPTDADTDTGPRRAEQPAPVPA; the protein is encoded by the coding sequence CTGCGCAAGATCCCCTTCTCCGTGCAGATCCTGCTCGGTCTCGTCCTCGGCGTCGCGCTCGGCTTCCTCGCCCGCGCCAACGACCTGAGCTGGCTCACCAGCACCCTCGACACCGTCGGCGGCCTCTTCGTCCAGCTGCTCAAGCTGGCCGTGCCGCCGCTGGTCTTCACCGCCATCGTGGTCAGCGTGGTCAGCCTGCGCGGCGTGACCAACGCCGCCCGGCTGGCGCTCAAGACCCTGCTCTGGTTCGGCGTCACCGCGCTGATCGCGGTGGGCGTCGGCATCGGGCTCGGCGTGCTCACCGACCCGGGCCGGGGCGTCACCCTCGACGCCGCCGGCGCCACCGCCCCCACGAAGACCGGCTCGTGGACCGACTTCCTCACCGGCATCGTGCCGACCAACCCGGTCGGCGCGTTCGTGGACGGCAACGTGCTCCAGATCGTCTTCCTGGCCCTCGTCGTCGGCGCGGCGGCGCTGCTGGTGGGCGAGCCCGCGGAGCCGTTCGTGGCGATCAACCGCGCGCTGCTGGAGATCGTCCAGAAGGCGCTGTGGTGGGTCATCCGGCTCGCCCCGATCGGCACGCTCGGCCTCATCGGCAACGCCGTCGCCTCGTACGGCTGGGACCTGGTGGCCCCGCTCGCCAAGTTCACCACCGCCGTCTACGTCGGCTGCGCGATCGTGCTCTTCGTGGTCTACCCGCTGCTGCTGGTGGGCGCCGGCCGGCTCAACCCCCTGCGCTTCTTCGCGGGCGCCTGGCCCGCGATCGAGCTGGCCTTCGTCTCCCGCTCCTCGGTGGGCACGATGCCGGTGACCCAGCGCTCGGTCGAGCGCCTCGGCGTCCCCCGCGAGTACGCCTCGTTCGCGGTGCCGTTCGGCGCCACCACGAAGATGGACGGCTGCGCGGCGGTCTACCCGGCGCTGGCGGCGATCTTCGTCGCCCAGGTCTTCGGGGTGCAGCTCGGGATCACCGACTACCTGCTGATCGCCTTCGTATCGGTGGTCGGCTCGGCCGCCACCGCCGGCCTGACCGGCGCGATCGTGATGCTCACCCTGACCCTGAGCACGCTGGGCCTGCCGCTGGCCGGCGCCGGCCTGCTGCTGGCGATCGACCCGATCCTGGACATGATCCGCACCGCCACCAACGTCGCCGGTCAGGCGCTGGTCCCGACGATCGTCGCCGCCCGCGAGGGCACCCTGGACCGGGCCGCGTACGACTCCGCCGGCCGGCGCCCGCTGCTCGCCCCGACCGACGCCGACACCGACACCGGGCCGCGCCGGGCCGAGCAACCGGCCCCCGTACCGGCCTGA
- a CDS encoding NADH:flavin oxidoreductase/NADH oxidase produces the protein MSVLFTPLTLRTVTLPNRIAMAPMCQYTAGPDGLPTDWHLVHLGARAVGGAGLVMTEATAVLPEGRISPQDTGLWSGAHVDAWRPVTAFVAAHGAVPVVQLAHAGFKASTYRPWAPRRGGVPDAEGGWTPVGPGAAPFVPDYRVPTALDEAGIAGVVEAFAAAAGRAVDAGFAAVEIHAAHGYLLHEFLSPLTNHRDDGWGGDRAGRMRLTLDVARAVRAAVGEDVPVLTRVSATDWEPAGWTPEDSVVLAGELAAAGVDLVDCSSGGASATASIPVGPGYQVPLAARVRREAGIATGAVGLIVEPEQAEQIVASGDADLVLLGRELLRDPYWPHRAAAKLGATPAWPAQYARA, from the coding sequence ATGAGTGTCCTGTTCACCCCGTTGACCCTGCGCACGGTGACCCTGCCCAACCGGATCGCCATGGCGCCGATGTGCCAGTACACGGCCGGCCCGGACGGCCTGCCCACCGACTGGCACCTGGTGCACCTGGGCGCCCGCGCGGTCGGCGGCGCCGGCCTGGTGATGACCGAGGCCACCGCCGTGCTGCCCGAGGGGCGGATCAGCCCGCAGGACACCGGGCTCTGGTCCGGGGCGCACGTCGACGCCTGGCGGCCGGTGACCGCGTTCGTCGCCGCGCACGGCGCGGTGCCGGTCGTACAGCTCGCGCACGCCGGGTTCAAGGCGTCGACGTACCGGCCGTGGGCGCCCCGGCGGGGCGGGGTGCCCGACGCCGAGGGCGGTTGGACGCCGGTCGGCCCGGGGGCCGCGCCCTTCGTCCCGGACTACCGGGTGCCGACGGCGCTGGACGAGGCCGGGATCGCCGGCGTGGTCGAGGCGTTCGCGGCGGCGGCCGGTCGGGCGGTCGACGCGGGGTTCGCGGCCGTGGAGATCCACGCCGCGCACGGCTACCTGCTGCACGAGTTCCTCTCCCCGCTGACGAACCACCGCGACGACGGCTGGGGCGGGGACCGGGCCGGCCGGATGCGGCTGACCCTGGACGTGGCGCGGGCGGTCCGCGCGGCCGTCGGCGAGGACGTGCCCGTGCTGACCCGTGTCTCGGCCACCGACTGGGAGCCGGCGGGTTGGACGCCCGAGGACAGCGTGGTGCTCGCCGGTGAGCTGGCCGCCGCCGGGGTGGACCTGGTCGACTGCTCCTCGGGCGGCGCCTCGGCCACCGCGAGCATTCCGGTCGGCCCGGGCTACCAGGTGCCGCTGGCCGCCCGGGTACGCCGGGAGGCGGGAATCGCCACCGGCGCGGTCGGCCTCATCGTCGAGCCGGAGCAGGCCGAGCAGATCGTCGCGTCCGGCGACGCCGACCTGGTCCTGCTCGGGCGGGAGCTGCTGCGCGACCCGTACTGGCCGCACCGGGCGGCAGCCAAGCTCGGCGCCACCCCCGCCTGGCCCGCCCAGTACGCCCGCGCCTGA
- a CDS encoding DUF998 domain-containing protein → MAEPRRAGPRTAPPRAAAASASAACVVGGAVAVTVAVVAGPGPGLTGYVSEAGVTDSTYAPAYRIGVFALTAGLLLLATALPPVLRAAAGLLAAGSVFALVSGAVTCSAGCPLPPFERATTADLVHGAASILAVAAVVLAMLAVTLTRAAPSALRRLAAVALAAALPLAGATAVALVFVGRGGLIAVLERLLLLVAVLWGAATATAVALRR, encoded by the coding sequence GTGGCTGAGCCGCGCCGGGCCGGCCCACGCACCGCACCGCCCCGGGCCGCCGCCGCGTCGGCCTCCGCCGCCTGCGTGGTCGGGGGCGCGGTCGCGGTGACCGTCGCCGTGGTCGCCGGTCCGGGGCCGGGCCTGACCGGGTACGTCAGCGAGGCGGGCGTCACCGACAGCACGTACGCCCCGGCGTACCGGATCGGGGTCTTCGCCCTGACGGCCGGGTTGTTGCTGCTCGCGACGGCGCTGCCCCCGGTGCTGCGGGCGGCGGCCGGGCTGCTCGCGGCCGGGAGCGTCTTCGCGCTGGTCTCCGGGGCGGTGACGTGCAGCGCCGGCTGCCCGCTGCCACCGTTCGAACGGGCGACCACGGCGGACCTGGTGCACGGCGCGGCGAGCATCCTCGCGGTGGCCGCGGTGGTCCTCGCGATGCTGGCGGTCACGCTCACCCGGGCCGCGCCGTCGGCGCTGCGCCGGCTGGCCGCGGTGGCCCTGGCGGCGGCCCTGCCGCTGGCGGGCGCGACCGCCGTGGCCCTGGTCTTCGTGGGGCGTGGCGGCCTGATCGCCGTCCTGGAGCGGCTGCTGCTGCTGGTGGCCGTCCTCTGGGGCGCGGCCACCGCGACCGCCGTCGCGCTCCGCCGGTAG